The genomic segment CGATGCGCCCGACGATGACCTCTTTATCCGGCTCGAGCGTGAACGTCTTCGCCCCGTCCGTTCTTTTCTTCGGATGGACGGTCACACCGCCGCCGACATCCTTCATATCATTATTGTCCTTCTCTATCTGCACGCCGTCGAACACTATCTTCGCGTTCTCGGGGTCCTGCACCGGGTATTTCGATATCGTCTCGGCCGTCTTCGGGTTCTCGACGACCACCTTCCGGTACGACACCTCGTGTTCGTCGTTCGGATTGGCGAATATTACACGGCGTATGATATCCCCCTCCGCGAAGAGCGTATCGACGGCGACGGAGTACTTCTGGAAATTACCCGACACATTGGTGATGCTGAAATATTTCTCTTTCGGCGTTCCGCTCGCATCGACGTAGCCGACGCCGAGTATGGCGCCGTTGAACGCGCCGCTTTCGGGAGCGGCATTCGTAACGACAGCGGTCATATTCGTAGCAGGCGCGGCATTCGTGTTCGTCGCGGCGGCGACCTTGGGTTTCGCCCAGTCGCCGAAGGGCACCACCGTTTCCGCATCGATGACTATCTCGCCGAAGGTGACGCCTGCCAGTTTGTCGAATGCAAGCGAATCGCTCGACAGTACCGATGTCATAGTATCCGCTCCATCGCCCGTGTTCGTTGCGCCGTCCGTTTTCGCCGTCTTTTTCGGCGTATGCACGGCGCGTATGAGAAGATCGATGACAAGCCCCGGCTTCACGTCCGCTTCACGTGTGAGCGCGACGGACACCTTATTCTTCGGCTTGAGGGTGAGAACATCATCGCGTATCTGGAATTTCAGTTCCGCGTCGTTCTCCACCGTAAGCTCGTTCTCTCGCGACTTCGCGAACGTGTAGTCGAGATAGAGATTGCGCCGCTCACCGAAGAGATCGAGCCATTTGAGCACGCCGCTGTCGTCCTTGATCACCTGAAAGCGGTTCTTTATCCCGGTCTTAATGACATCGAATACGATGACCTGATTATCGCGGTCTTTCTGCACGAGCGTGAGCTTCAACTCATCGCCGAGCTCTTTTCCAAGCACCTTGGCAAATGCCGTAGGGCTTCCGCCCTTGAACGTGATGGTGCGTTCCTGTCCGCCGACACGGACGGTGAATTGCCCGGCGGGTATCTGCTCGCTCTTGCTCACCGGACGCGATGCGAATTTATGGTTCTTTGCTACGCTTTTCACCTCAACGGTATGCGGTGTCCGTTCGGCATCGCGCGCAGCAGTAATGTCGAAGAATTCACCCACGCCTTCGCCCACACCTTTGAGCGTCTTGAACGGCGAGCGGAACCCGAATAGCTCTTTCGATGCAGTGTTGAGAACGGTGAGCTTTTCGCGTACGGACTCATAGGCGCTCGCTTCGCGCTGGAATTGCGTGCGCCGTTTTTTCGCCGACTCAAGAGGCTGGCTTTTTTTCTGCACCTCGGCATCGATGGCCTTCTTGAGCGTCTCTTCGAGGTATATACTGGTAGTATTTGTCGCCATTGGATACGATAATGTCTCCGTTCATATTATCGAGCTGTTCTATTCTTTATATTATCATTTTTCCAAGGTAATTCCAAGAGAATAGTGATATCCCAAAAAATATCACAAAAAACCTTGACAGATCGATCAAAAGTTATTAACATGTAAACTACTTTACATGAACAAAATATCAAAAAAACGAGTTATCGGCCTTAAGGATATAGCCCGCGAAGCCGGCGTAGCCGTGCCGACGGTGTCGCTCATTCTGAACGGCAGGACCAATACGTTCATTGCAGATGCTACCCGAGAGCGCGTGAAAGCGATAGCCCATCGATTGAACTATCGGGCGAAATTCAGTCATAAGCTGATACATGGCGCACAGACGCATACTGCCGCCATTGTGATAACCGAAGAGATACATCGTGCCGATGAGCACATCCGCTCGCTCGTGCTGCTTTTGATCGAAAAACTTGAATGTCTGGGATATTCCTCCTATGTGACAACGCTTGTCGGGGTTCCGGCAGAGCGTATACGTGACTTGATCGACCGCGGTACGGATGCGTTCATCGTCATCGGTGTACCGGAAGATGGTGCAGCGCTCAGGCAGGTGTTCATTGAGAACGACGTGCACTACCTCGGCTACAATGCAACGCTCGACCGCAACATCATTTCCGACACACCGGCCGGTGTTGAGAAGATCATCCGATATTTTATTGCACAGGGCAGGGATCGCTTCAGGCTGTTGATCGACGATGATCGTGAATCGTATGCGCCGAATTCGCGGTTCGCCGGACTTACGCGCGTGTTCCCCGACATGCCCGAGGACGAGCTCT from the Spirochaetota bacterium genome contains:
- the fliD gene encoding flagellar filament capping protein FliD is translated as MATNTTSIYLEETLKKAIDAEVQKKSQPLESAKKRRTQFQREASAYESVREKLTVLNTASKELFGFRSPFKTLKGVGEGVGEFFDITAARDAERTPHTVEVKSVAKNHKFASRPVSKSEQIPAGQFTVRVGGQERTITFKGGSPTAFAKVLGKELGDELKLTLVQKDRDNQVIVFDVIKTGIKNRFQVIKDDSGVLKWLDLFGERRNLYLDYTFAKSRENELTVENDAELKFQIRDDVLTLKPKNKVSVALTREADVKPGLVIDLLIRAVHTPKKTAKTDGATNTGDGADTMTSVLSSDSLAFDKLAGVTFGEIVIDAETVVPFGDWAKPKVAAATNTNAAPATNMTAVVTNAAPESGAFNGAILGVGYVDASGTPKEKYFSITNVSGNFQKYSVAVDTLFAEGDIIRRVIFANPNDEHEVSYRKVVVENPKTAETISKYPVQDPENAKIVFDGVQIEKDNNDMKDVGGGVTVHPKKRTDGAKTFTLEPDKEVIVGRI
- a CDS encoding LacI family DNA-binding transcriptional regulator — encoded protein: MNKISKKRVIGLKDIAREAGVAVPTVSLILNGRTNTFIADATRERVKAIAHRLNYRAKFSHKLIHGAQTHTAAIVITEEIHRADEHIRSLVLLLIEKLECLGYSSYVTTLVGVPAERIRDLIDRGTDAFIVIGVPEDGAALRQVFIENDVHYLGYNATLDRNIISDTPAGVEKIIRYFIAQGRDRFRLLIDDDRESYAPNSRFAGLTRVFPDMPEDELWERYVFPLARIPRDGMEDRFASGYATTRSLMEKAVDAAALFYFTDIYALGGAKWLVENGIAVGKDMLVAGFNNTEAVKYHPFPISSGDQDIDAVTDAIAENLFSDGPCGVTIVPNVVFR